A stretch of DNA from Thalassospiraceae bacterium LMO-SO8:
TCTCCGGCCTGTACCGCTGCGCCGACGGGCGCTGGGTGCAGCTTCACTGCAACTACCCGTGGCTGGCCCAAGGGGTTCTTGAAATCCTCGGCTGCGAATCCGACCGCGCGGCGGTCACTGCCGCGCTTGGCGCGTGGGACGCCGCCGCGTTCGAGGCCGCCGTGGCGGAGCGAAACCTTTGCGCCTTCATGGTCCGCGGCAAGGACGAATGGGCCGCCCACCCCCAGGGCAAGGCGGTCGCCGGCCTGCCGCTGATAAGCATCGAAAAGATCGGCGACGCGCCCGTGGAGCCCTTGCCGGCAGGTGACCGTCCGCTGTCCGGCATCCGTGCCCTGGAACTGGTGCGCGTGATCGCCGGGCCGGTCTGCGGGCGAACCCTGGCGGAACACGGCGCCCAGGTCATGCGCATCGGGCGGCCCGACCGCCCGGACGACGACAACCTGCTGCGCGACACCGGCCACGGCAAGCTGGCCGCCAACCTGGATCTGCGCGACACGGGTGCGGCGGAAACCCTCGACATGCTCATCAAACAGGCCGACGTGGTTACCCAGGGCCACCGGCCGGGCACCCTGGCTGGGCGCGGCGTGGCGCCGGAGCGGCTCGCCCAGTTGCGCCCGGGGATCGTCTTCGTCAGCCTGTCCGCCTGGGGTCATGACGGACCCTGGGCCCATCGCCGGGGCTTCGATTCCCTGGCCCAATGCGCCATGGGCATCGCGGCCGAACACGGCGGCATCGACACCCCCCGTCACCTGCCGGCGCAGGCCCTTGATTATGTCTCCGGATACCTGGCCGCCTTCGGCGCCATGGAGGCCCTGCGCCGCCGCGCCACCATCGGCGGCAGCTGGCTGGTCCGCCTGTCATTGGCGCAAAGCGGCCATTGGATCGACGGCCTGGGCCGGGTCGGCGGTGACGGCGTCAAGGAACTGGCGGAACCGGGGTACGACGACATCAAGGATCTGATGGAAACCCGCGACACGGCCTGGGGCCCCATGGAGCATCTGAAACCAACCGTGGGCATGTCGGAAACGCCGCCGCGCTGGGACCTGCCGGCGGCCCCTTTGGGGACCCACCCGCCGGTGTGGCCGACTTAACCTTCGGTGGTCTTCAGCGTGACGCCCTCGGCCGGCCCCTTCACCCGGGATTCCCGATAGGTGATGTAGAGGGTCGAACAGAAC
This window harbors:
- a CDS encoding CoA transferase; its protein translation is MNRFATDTPSAAQAAAGILETVNWIGRGADSVSFTGADPVLPANFRIGTAGAAVLGAVGLAADALWRLKVGRTQDISVDLRAAALAMRSNRHVRVGTAGFGAAWADISGLYRCADGRWVQLHCNYPWLAQGVLEILGCESDRAAVTAALGAWDAAAFEAAVAERNLCAFMVRGKDEWAAHPQGKAVAGLPLISIEKIGDAPVEPLPAGDRPLSGIRALELVRVIAGPVCGRTLAEHGAQVMRIGRPDRPDDDNLLRDTGHGKLAANLDLRDTGAAETLDMLIKQADVVTQGHRPGTLAGRGVAPERLAQLRPGIVFVSLSAWGHDGPWAHRRGFDSLAQCAMGIAAEHGGIDTPRHLPAQALDYVSGYLAAFGAMEALRRRATIGGSWLVRLSLAQSGHWIDGLGRVGGDGVKELAEPGYDDIKDLMETRDTAWGPMEHLKPTVGMSETPPRWDLPAAPLGTHPPVWPT